Part of the Leishmania infantum JPCM5 genome chromosome 20 genome is shown below.
gtgtgtgcccgtaTGCACACGACCGTGCTCTGACTTTCTTACTTCCTTTttacaccacacacacacacacacacacacacatgcatgcatgtgcgtgcggagGCATCTGCTCGCGCTGAGCAACAACCCCTGCTTATCCCGCTTCCTGTGCGCCGCTCAGCAGGCCTCTGGCATCAACACCACAACACGGATACCCACGCACTAGAACACCCACGCGAGAGAGAACGTGTCTTATCGGGCTCCTGCACGTATAAACTGCCGCGTGGAGGCGTACCTAAGAATGGCAAATGATGGCGAATATCGCTTTTCTTATCCTCCTTTCCCGCCGCTGGCAAGTGTGAGAtccgcccccctctctcctctcctctcctttcctccctcctttaCTGGGAGAGCGAAAGTGTCGGTCTCGCCAGGGTGGTTTTTCAGAGAGTTGCCTTGCACGAGGGTAATACTGGATTTCTTTTCCATGTGTTTACGTTGGCGGGCgaggtgggaggggagggaggaggtcgtgcatctctctcctccctttaCAGGGAGGAGAGCGGGATGGGGGAAGTCCGGCGGCGGGTGTTCTCTCCACACCGCAGCCACGACGCTTTTATACTGTCAACGatctcctctcgctccctcgcCTTCTCACGGCGAAAAGTGTGTTGCCCTCGTGTACggggtgtggtggtggtctcCGCTATGCTTTCTTCGGGCTGCTTCCGGCCGCAGGACACGGctgtatacatatatgcgtgtgtgtgcacgtgtgccggGCGTGCTagctctccttccctccttcttATGCCGGGGAGGTTGTCGACTGGTTTTCCTACCTTGTCTGCGCGTTCAAGTCAGTCCCACCCCGTGaccagccccccccccccttcatGCCCGCCACCAGGGGTGAGGGACATGAAGGACGAGAGGACGGGTGGGCTCCGCACCTTCGCAGAATGCAtccaaaacacacacatacacacacaaggcgCGGCCATTCGGTGAGAGTGGAATACAAGAGTGCGCTTCTCCCGCCTCCCTGTCAGCGCTCAACTCGTTCTATGATGGCGCCCCCAGCGGGTTCGAAAATGAGGATGGAGTCCGGCATAGCTCAATACGTgccttcctctttcttccGTTCCTCTCTCCCACTCTCTCGGATTTTACCCGACAGAGGGCAGGCAGTATTCACTTaggtgcgcgcggcgtcTTTTCAACGACAACAAAAATCGCCGCCAAtaaagaaagggagggaaaaACGGGGAGACCAGGCAAACCACCGCTtgtgaggagggggcgctGGCTGCGCACAGAAGGTTGCACTCACGCACTGGCAGTGCTATCGCTATCCTagctctccatctctccgGCCTTCACGACCCCTGACAGCTGCGCGTGAGcatacaaacacacacacacacatacatacaagCATCAAGCAACATGGCGGAGACAGCAGTGTCGAGCcaggaggagagcagcacgcTGCTCGTCGGCGTGGGCAAGGCAGCCAGCGCCATGTCGTCGAAGGAAATCAAGAACGCCCTGGAGAAGGGCGACACCACCGCCCGCGCGAATGCCCTCATGGCCATCATCCGCCTCCACGTGAACGGCGAGCCGCAGAACTACCTGATCATGTCCGTCATCCGCTACATCACCCCCATCGATGACCATCTCATCAAGAAGCTCGTCCTGTACTTTTGGGAGGTGGTTGACAAGCGCGACGCAGACGGCAAACTCCTCTCTGTCATCATTCTCATCTGCAGCTTCTTGCGCAGCGACTTGCTCCACCCGAACGAGTACGTGCGGGGCCTGACGCTGCGCTTCCTCTGCAAGGTGAATGAGGTGGAGCTGATCGAGCCGCTCGTGTCGGCAGTGGTGCAGAACCTGTCGCACAAGGTCGCCTATGTGCGGCGCAATGCGGTGCTGGCAGTGCACTACATCTTCAAGAAGTTCCCAAAGCTGCTCCCCGATGCGCCGGAGCTGGTGGAGTCGGCAATCCGCACCGAGACGGATGTGTCGACGTGCCGCAACGGCCTCGATTTCCTTGCTGCCTTCGCGCCTGAGCGGGCGGCGAGCTACCTCAGTGACTTCCGCGACTCGCACACACTGTCGGCCGTCGATGGGCCATTTCTGATGTCCGTGGTGGAGTTCTGCCGTCAGATGATCCGCGCTAACCCGTACGAGAAGGCGCGCTACGTCCCGGTCCTCTTCTCTGTTCTGCAGAGTAAAAGTGCCGCGGTGCGCTACCAGTGTGCGACGACCCTGCTGAGCCTCTCCTCGTCTCCCACGGCGATCCGTCAGGCGACGCTGACCTACGTCGACATCATCAAGGTGCACTCCGACAACAGCGTGCGGCTGATTGTGGTCGAGCAGCTGAACCAGATGCGCGGGTCGTACCTCTACGTGCTGCAGGACTCGCTGCTCGACATCCTCAGCGTGCTACAGGACGGCTCCATGGCCATTCGCGAGCGCGTAATCGAGCTGGCGGTCGAGCTGGTCACGCGTCGCAACGCCGAGACGTTCATGCAGGCAATGAggaaggagctgctgcgcaccaaCAGCGTGGACTTTGAAGTAGAAGACGCCAACGCTGCCATGGCGTATCGACTGCTCATCATCAAGGCCATAAacacagcgctgctgcgccacccgccgtcggcgccgtcgatgctgccggtgctgctggactACCTGTGCGACACGACCAGCACTAGCAGGGAGGTCATCACTCTCAtcaaggaggtgctgctctcccagccggagctgcgccgcgacacGATGAAGAAGCTGTCGGACATCTTTCCCATGATGACGTCAAGTCCCGTCATGCGCACAGCACTCTGGATGTTCGGCGCGTACGCGTCGTCCGCggacgaggtgctgcagacACTGCGCATGCTCAAGAACGCGGTCGAGCCACTGCCGTTCGAGGCCCCCAAGCCTCTCTccggcgacgcagccagCCTCAACACCACCGCGACCACCAACAATGCCTCTTCCCAGTCCAACATGCGTGCCGTGACGACCGTCCTCGAGGACGGCACGTACGTGACCACCTACACCACGGCCAccccagcagccgcggcgaccgCGACGAACGGTCATGGTGAGGGCGACAACAACGatgtgagcagcagcgggctgcGCTTGGCGCTGCTCAGGGGAGACTacttcctcgccgccgccctcgccagCACCCTCACCAAGCTTGTCGTGCAGCTGTTCACCGGGGAGGTCAAGGGGAGCGTGGATGCGGCGACACGCAACACGGCGCAGTCCGACGCCCTCGCCATCCTGCGCGAGGTACTGCGCTACGGCACGGAGGCGGACTCATTGCACCCTATCAGTGCCGACACCAACGAGCACATCCTCCTGAACATTGAGCTACTCTCCAACCCGCAGGCTCCCTTCATGGTtgatgtgctgcgcgcctCCTTGGAGGCGCTAGGGCGTGCAGAGCGGCGTTCGGCAAGGGAGTCTGGCAAgaccgacggcggcggcgctgccaccgcttctgctgccgctgccgtgcagctGAACGCCATCGACACACCTGTCGTGTTCTCGCAGCTGAGTGAGGGCAAGGATGCCGTCTTCGAACTCGAGGCCACCGCCGAGGGCCCGGGTGCCGcggcgaagggggagggcagcgagcgcaAGGCGCAGCTGTTCCTGAAGAAGCTGGAGGACACGATGCCGCTCTCCGGCTTCAACGACCCCGTCTACTGCGAGGCCAGCATCACGGTTCATCAGTTCGACGTCTCCGTCGACTGGCTGCTGGTGAACTGCACTTCGAAGCAGCTGACGAACCTGACCATCGAGCTCGTCTCGCTCGGCGGCATGAAGCTGTGCGAGCGGCCGCAGACGTACACCCTCAACCCCCACGAGACCATTGCCGTGCGCACCTCGCTGAAAGTGAGCGCCACCGAGAGCGGCGTCATCTACGGCACCGTGCTGTACGACGCGCCGAACAATCAGCACTGCAGCTTCATCCTGAACGACATCCATGTGGACATCATGAACTACATTCATCCGGGCCCGTGCTTCTCCGCGGAGTTCCGAGAGAAGTGGGGAATCTTCGACTGGGAGAACAAGATCGCCGTGTCGACGACGAAGCGCGACCTGGCCAGCTTAGTGCGCTTCATTGTGCAGGAGTTGAacatgcagctgctggagccgtacgaggtggagcagcaggaggagcaggacCCGGAGCTAGAGCTTCTACCGACGTCGGAAGAGAACGAGAAGTGCGCGTACGTCTCGTGCAATCTGTATGCCCAGACCGCCTTTGGCGAGGACGCCTTGGCGAACGTGAGCGTGGAGAGCGACGGGAAGGGTTTGGTGAGTGGCGTGATTCGCATTCGCTCCAACACGCAGACCATCGCCTATGGCATCGGTGAAAAGCTGAACATGCTCCAGAAGTCCGGCAAGCTGTGAGcaggatgtgtgtgtgtgtgtgttactGCATGTGCTTGAGCTTGGACGTCGGCGTACGTCTGTGATTTCTTCttttgctgtgtgtgtgtgtgcgtgtgatgcGGGGGTGGCGTGCCCGCTGGGCTCTTTCCTGTTCTCTTTCAACTCTCCATTCTTGtcgcgcgccgccatcaccctctcgatgtgcgtgtgtagcgCTCGTTGTGTCTTCTGTTTCCCTCTGTTAGTGGGCTCGGCTCTTCTGatcacgcgtgcgtgcgtgcacgtgcggctgcagttcctgtttttgttttcttgtctgCGAGACTCCCCGCCTCCTGCGCAAGGGCGTGCTCGCCAGTGTCAGCTTGTGGCTCATGGgtgctggtgtgcgtgcgtgtgtctgtgtgcttcGTGGACTGCAAGCGGACACATCTGTGTGGGAACCGAAGACTTTAGTGGAGCGCTTCGCGCTCAtctctgtgcctgtgtgtgtgtgtgtggttgtgcGTGTTTGGGTGCGCATGAGTCTTTTCTCTTGTTTAGCCTCATTCAAGAACACGACTAGATCGAGAGAAGGTGGGGCGATTtgtggggagggagacggAAGGGAAGGTATGTGtgtggtgcgctgcgctgtgcTGTGTAACACACGGGGATGCGTAACCCCCCTTTCCCACCGCGGCGGAAACACATGCAAGGCTTTTATTTATGCCTCTGCCTTCccgcccttctcctcgtAGTGCCCTTTACCGATAGGTGTGTGcgtagcggcagcggaagTGGCGACTGACCAGGCGCCGAAAAACAGAGATGGCCGTGTGCGGTGCAGCTCCGTTCCTCGCGTGATGTTCACGCAGGatcgttgccgccgcctccactgTTCCACGTTGCCTATTGGCTTCGATACCTGCGCCCGATCGCTTCAtttctccgtctctctgtctcctgCGTGGCACCTGATGCGCGTGACACTGCCCCCCTTCCCGTGCTCCCTTCCCTCGCATCTGCACTGCTCTTGTACTCGTGgcgccctctcttctctaCTGCTCTGCTTTTCTCTCGCCGCCCTCACCAcacttgtgtgcgtgtgtgcgtctgaTGAGGCGGGCATATAATACGCCAACGTAGCGAAACAACTGCATTATTGCCAGGGGGCTAGTTTCATGTCGCTTGGGACGGCAGCCATCAGCCtcgcggaggtgcgcgccgtTCAAGATGGCGTGGTGAACGACGTACGCGAAGATgggcgcacgctgctgcagcgccggccggTATACGTCACGTCCCGAACAAGCCCTTCTTCCCCGGCTACTGCGGCTGCCGGTGATGCGCAGGAGAGTTACAACGGCAGCTATGTGGAAGTGAACGCCAGCGGCACGGTCGTGTTGGCGGCTGCCACACCTTCGGTCGTGGATGGCTGCGCCACTGCTGGCCCGAACTCTAGCGCTGACACAGAGCATGAACGCGCATCAGACACAGGCAGGGGCAGGCTGCACATCACCATTGATGCCGTGCCGCACGTGCTGGACACGTACGCAAGCGCTGTTGGCGGCCGCAACGTGGGCCGCTACCGCCGCGACTATCTTGCCTTTTTGGCCTCGACTATGCGGCAGGTGTTCGGCGCCGCGCAAGTGGAGGTGCAGGAGCAACAGggcgtggcggaggcggaggtagtgcaggaggaggcgggcgaAGCCACTGGCGGGGCGTTCacggcatcgtcgtcgaGTCCGTCAGCTGGCGCATCTtgggcggcgccagcggcagggtgcagcggcgaccaTATGCTGAACGGCTTCCCTGCAGCGGACTTGTACGTTGGCGAGGGCTTCGGCTTCATGATTCACGTCGACGTGCACGTCCTGCAATCCAGCGGTGGCAACCTGTTCACCGCCATTGCGTACGCCGTCCACGCGGTGCTCCGGTCGCTTCGACTGCCGGCCGTCACCCTGTACAAGGCGCCAGGAGACGTCGCAGGTGTTTCCGTCGAGGTGGATCGCTCGAAGCCGTATCGCAAGGCTGTCAGCTGGGCTCAtatgccgctgctgtgcgtgcttCTTGTGTCGCCGACTGGTCACTGCGTCGTGGACCCTACCTTACGCGAGGAGTGGGCCATGCCGCAACAGGTGCATGTGGCGGCTGGCGCGAACGGCCAGGTGATGTACTTCCGATACCAGCAGCTTCCTTCGCGCCGCGGCAACGCGTATCAGCTGCGGACTGCTGAGCCGTCATCTGCCACGGATGGGTGCGCCAGCTACGTGGCACCACCGTCTGCGTTGAGTGTAAACGACTGCTGGTCTATTTTATGCGACGCAGTGCACATCTGTCAGGCAATGCTGCACGACTGCGAGGAGGCTCTGACCCACGGCGAGAGCGCGTAATAGCGGAAGAAGGGACAGCAGGCATATTGGCGCGCATGCAGACGTGCTGCACAGCCCGTTACCACTGTGCaggcgttttcttttttctgttgCTCTCTGGTTTGTAAAGTAACATCGCATAAccgtgcacacacaaacagacaGTGACACACACTCACGAGGGATGGgcgcgaaggaggagaaaaCGGTACGCGAACTTCGAGGAGAAGGACTGGGGACGGTGAAGGGGGTGGGCgagcatgcgcgcacgcatcgacacacacacgcgcggctCTCTGCATGGCGAAGCGACAGCGCACCGGTCGCAAAGAGGCCAGGTGACCGTGCCAAAAGACACCTTATCCGTCCGCACGCAGCATGTACACATGAGAAGTGTCGTGCGTGTTGACCCCTCAACTCCGACACCGCAAACCACTAAAGGTGCCGCGCCTCACGTTCCGTGCTGCGACGATATGACACTGCCACCACGTACTTCGCACGGCATCGTCGCTCTTCTCACAtctcccctttctcttctcttcgtGCAACGGTATCGGccccccgccctctctttGCTTTCGCATACGTTTtacgcgcacatgcacctGCA
Proteins encoded:
- a CDS encoding putative coatomer beta subunit, with protein sequence MAETAVSSQEESSTLLVGVGKAASAMSSKEIKNALEKGDTTARANALMAIIRLHVNGEPQNYLIMSVIRYITPIDDHLIKKLVLYFWEVVDKRDADGKLLSVIILICSFLRSDLLHPNEYVRGLTLRFLCKVNEVELIEPLVSAVVQNLSHKVAYVRRNAVLAVHYIFKKFPKLLPDAPELVESAIRTETDVSTCRNGLDFLAAFAPERAASYLSDFRDSHTLSAVDGPFLMSVVEFCRQMIRANPYEKARYVPVLFSVLQSKSAAVRYQCATTLLSLSSSPTAIRQATLTYVDIIKVHSDNSVRLIVVEQLNQMRGSYLYVLQDSLLDILSVLQDGSMAIRERVIELAVELVTRRNAETFMQAMRKELLRTNSVDFEVEDANAAMAYRLLIIKAINTALLRHPPSAPSMLPVLLDYLCDTTSTSREVITLIKEVLLSQPELRRDTMKKLSDIFPMMTSSPVMRTALWMFGAYASSADEVLQTLRMLKNAVEPLPFEAPKPLSGDAASLNTTATTNNASSQSNMRAVTTVLEDGTYVTTYTTATPAAAATATNGHGEGDNNDVSSSGLRLALLRGDYFLAAALASTLTKLVVQLFTGEVKGSVDAATRNTAQSDALAILREVLRYGTEADSLHPISADTNEHILLNIELLSNPQAPFMVDVLRASLEALGRAERRSARESGKTDGGGAATASAAAAVQLNAIDTPVVFSQLSEGKDAVFELEATAEGPGAAAKGEGSERKAQLFLKKLEDTMPLSGFNDPVYCEASITVHQFDVSVDWLLVNCTSKQLTNLTIELVSLGGMKLCERPQTYTLNPHETIAVRTSLKVSATESGVIYGTVLYDAPNNQHCSFILNDIHVDIMNYIHPGPCFSAEFREKWGIFDWENKIAVSTTKRDLASLVRFIVQELNMQLLEPYEVEQQEEQDPELELLPTSEENEKCAYVSCNLYAQTAFGEDALANVSVESDGKGLVSGVIRIRSNTQTIAYGIGEKLNMLQKSGKL
- a CDS encoding RNasePH-like protein encodes the protein MSLGTAAISLAEVRAVQDGVVNDVREDGRTLLQRRPVYVTSRTSPSSPATAAAGDAQESYNGSYVEVNASGTVVLAAATPSVVDGCATAGPNSSADTEHERASDTGRGRLHITIDAVPHVLDTYASAVGGRNVGRYRRDYLAFLASTMRQVFGAAQVEVQEQQGVAEAEVVQEEAGEATGGAFTASSSSPSAGASWAAPAAGCSGDHMLNGFPAADLYVGEGFGFMIHVDVHVLQSSGGNLFTAIAYAVHAVLRSLRLPAVTLYKAPGDVAGVSVEVDRSKPYRKAVSWAHMPLLCVLLVSPTGHCVVDPTLREEWAMPQQVHVAAGANGQVMYFRYQQLPSRRGNAYQLRTAEPSSATDGCASYVAPPSALSVNDCWSILCDAVHICQAMLHDCEEALTHGESA